Proteins from a genomic interval of Medicago truncatula cultivar Jemalong A17 chromosome 3, MtrunA17r5.0-ANR, whole genome shotgun sequence:
- the LOC112420496 gene encoding zinc finger BED domain-containing protein DAYSLEEPER: protein MTLSIKGPSSIFGYASEPQEQSEPIKCNMFSWTYIYCCGEKYGHKMRSTTSTEIPLVSEDQPHDNLMEFEEYESQSSNNTGKSELDTYLDELRMPLSQEFDVLAFWKERSRRSPNLARMACDILSIPITTVASESAFSIGARVVNRYRSSMKDDSVQALLCARSWLHGFEELYDDNNDVQEDGTHGSGQASNSTVDVVNLEED from the exons ATGACTTTGTCCATTAAGGGGCCATCTTCCATTTTTGGATATGCTTCAGAGCCACAAGAGCAATCAGAGCCAATCAAATGCAATATGTTTTCATGGACTTATATATACTGTTGTGGTGAAAAATATGGGCACAAAATGAGGAGTACCACAAGTACTGAAATCCCATTGGTTTCTGAGGATCAACCGCATGACAACTTAATG GAATTTGAAGAATATGAAAGCCAATCAAGTAACAACACCGGAAAATCAGAACTTGATACTTATTTAGATGAGTTGCGGATGCCTCTATCTCAAGAATTTGATGTCTTAGctttttggaaggaaagaagTCGTAGAAGTCCAAATCTTGCAAGGATGGCTTGCGATATATTGAGTATTCCAATAACAACGGTGGCATCAGAATCTGCGTTTAGTATTGGCGCCCGAGTTGTGAATAGGTATAGAAGTTCAATGAAAGATGATTCTGTTCAGGCTCTCTTGTGCGCACGTAGCTGGTTACATGGTTTTGAAG aATTATATGATGACAACAATGATGTTCAAGAAGATGGAACTCACGGAAGTGGACAAGCATCAAATAGTACTGTGGATGTTGTGAACCTTGAAGAAGATTAA
- the LOC120579352 gene encoding uncharacterized protein yields the protein MDLMNSFNELHDKSEGHDTCKEHPSSNITEVQAASEHKLVSSQKEMEQTLETEHEFVENVPQQDMPSVATILPTNSKELMDEQQMEQQRPLGETDATVKPSPENNVI from the exons ATGGATTTGATGAACTCATTCAACGAGTTACATGATAAGTCCGAAGGCCACGATACTTGTAAGGAACATCCAAGTTCAAATATTACTGAAGTTCAAGCAGCATCAGAACACAAGTTGGTTTCTTCACAG AAAGAAATGGAACAAACACTAGAGACAGAGCatgaatttgttgaaaatgttccTCAACAAGACATGCCATCAGTAGCAACAATATTACCAACAAATTCGAAA GAGTTGATGGATGAACAACAAATGGAGCAACAACGTCCACTTGGAGAAACTGATGCTACCGTCAAACCTTCTCCAGAAAATAATGTAATATAG
- the LOC120579351 gene encoding uncharacterized protein, with the protein MLILKTVRKLTTHEFYDSAKLIEEDPFHALETLLTGVQSFSIRTLLQELKTLMDSSSDLDHLVSNQESKLKLIFLFHALNQHQRLLPSNVKEFVEKVQNFFNDNIIRHATSQQVFRKHNQLLDSKNDLMNKLWDAKSTQTHIDSESSTAIARIHELSLQIDDLVKQRDDLKSVVNKCVVQKVKY; encoded by the exons ATGTTGATATTGAAGACTGTCAGGAAACTAACTACTCATGAGTTTTATGATTCAG CAAAATTGATCGAGGAAGACCCATTTCATGCCCTTGAGACGCTTCTTACTGGAGTGCAAAGTTTCTCCATTAGAACATTACTTCAAGAATTGAAGACTTTGATGGACTCATCATCAGACCTTGACCATCTTGTATCTAACCAAGAGtccaaattaaaattgatttttcttttccatgcacTGAATCAGCATCAACGACTCTTACCTTCGAATGTGAAGGAGTTTGTTGAGAAAGTGCAGAATTTCTTCAATGACAACATTATCAGACATGCCACTTCTCAACAAGTATTCAGGAAGCACAACCAACTTCTTGATTCGAAAAATGATCTCATGAACAAGCTTTGGGATGCAAAGAGTACACAAACCCATATTGACAGTGAATCTTCAACTGCCATTGCTCGGATACATGAACTCTCATTACAAATTGATGATCTTGTGAAACAAAGAGATGATTTGAAGTCCGTAGTAAACAAATGTGTTGTTCAGAAGGTGAAATATTGA